TCAGGCGCCCGTCCGCATGCTCGTGCACCAGGGAAAACGTCGGGCTGGCCGCCGCATCGGAACTTCCCAGCCCCTCCATGACGCCCTGGGTCAGGTGCGTCTTTCCTGCGCCCAGCTCTCCCACCACGCCCAGCACTTCCCCCGGCATTAAAATTTTACCTATCCGGCGTCCCAGTTCCCGCATTTCCTCCGGAGAATGAGTTAAAACGGGGCCATTTTTAAAAATTTTATGCCATTCGCTCATTTTTTCATGAAATTTTGCTTGTCTAAAAGGAGGTGATATGGTTTATTGCGGCTCCCGCATCCGCGGGTGAACCTTAACAGTGATAGCAATGGCATACGCAATTTTCAAAACAGGTGGCAAGCAGTACCGCGTTCAGGCGGGCGACGTGATCGACGTTGAATGCATCAATACCCTCGAAGAGGGTGCTGAAGCAAGCTTTGATCAGGTGCTTATGGTGGAAAATGACGGAAACGTGACCCTCGGCACCCCCACGGTGGCAGGCGCTACGGTTTCCGCCAAGGTCGTCAGCCAATTCCGCGACAAGAAGATCATCGCTTTCAAATTCAAGCGCCGCAAGGGCTTCCACAAGAAGAAAGGTTCCCGCCGCTCCCTGACGAAGCTGGAAATCACCGCTATCAACGCCTAATTTCAACCCTTAATTTTATCTCCATCTTATGGCTCACAAGAAAGGTCAAGGTTCTGTCAAGAACGGTCGCGACTCCCGCAGCAAGCGCCTCGGCGTTAAAAAATTCGGCGGGCAGGAAGTGATCGCGGGCAACATCATCATCCGCCAGCGCGGCACCAAGTGGCACCCCGGCAAGGGCGTGGGCATGGGCCGTGACTACACCATCTTCTCCCTCGTGGACGGCCGCGTGTTCTTTGACCGCGAAGGCCGCCGCGTTAACGTGGCTCCGGAAGCTTCCGACGCCGCCAACTAAATTACGGATAAACTCCATCTCCCTGCAGGGGCGGCCATCCACAGGGATGACCGCCCTTCTTTTACCCCTCCCCAGCTACCCAAATAAATAACCGGAATTGTTCTTGCAAAACAATTACCCCTCCCCCACTATCCACGCAGAGCATGAAAAAT
This DNA window, taken from Akkermansia muciniphila, encodes the following:
- the rpmA gene encoding 50S ribosomal protein L27, with the protein product MAHKKGQGSVKNGRDSRSKRLGVKKFGGQEVIAGNIIIRQRGTKWHPGKGVGMGRDYTIFSLVDGRVFFDREGRRVNVAPEASDAAN
- the tsaE gene encoding tRNA (adenosine(37)-N6)-threonylcarbamoyltransferase complex ATPase subunit type 1 TsaE; this encodes MSEWHKIFKNGPVLTHSPEEMRELGRRIGKILMPGEVLGVVGELGAGKTHLTQGVMEGLGSSDAAASPTFSLVHEHADGRLRACHFDFYRLRDESELLGIGWDEYLDGDAVLIVEWANLFPDALPEETSWLLLEHEGECLRRVSLAPAHGADQ
- the rplU gene encoding 50S ribosomal protein L21, whose protein sequence is MAYAIFKTGGKQYRVQAGDVIDVECINTLEEGAEASFDQVLMVENDGNVTLGTPTVAGATVSAKVVSQFRDKKIIAFKFKRRKGFHKKKGSRRSLTKLEITAINA